One window from the genome of Flexibacter flexilis DSM 6793 encodes:
- a CDS encoding SPASM domain-containing protein gives MNINPAWADGLNVASKITWKRAANALGVLASYFVAKWRKKPVHWGMPVSIAFEPTTSCNLRCPECPSGLRSFSRPTGMLPKDLFTQTIDQLKDKLLYLTFYFQGEPYLHPDFLEMVRYASAQKIYTATSTNGHFLTDAAARRTVESGLDRLIISIDGTTQETYQSYRVGGKLEKVLEGTRNIIRWKKELKSAKPYIVFQFLVVKPNEHQIDEVKQLAKELGVDSVGFKTAQIYDYENGSPLIPSIDRYSRYRANTDGTFSIKNQLLNHCWKMWHSCVITWDGLVVPCCFDKDAEHRLGSVQEQSFKEIWQGEGYQRFRTTLLRSRSEIEMCKNCTEGTQVWA, from the coding sequence ATGAATATCAATCCAGCGTGGGCAGACGGCCTCAATGTTGCTTCCAAGATTACGTGGAAACGCGCCGCCAATGCGTTGGGCGTGTTGGCAAGTTATTTTGTGGCCAAATGGCGCAAAAAGCCCGTACACTGGGGAATGCCTGTGAGCATTGCTTTTGAGCCAACAACTTCCTGCAATTTGCGTTGTCCCGAATGCCCCAGCGGCTTGCGGTCTTTTTCGCGCCCAACGGGAATGTTGCCGAAAGATTTGTTTACGCAAACCATTGACCAACTGAAAGATAAGTTGTTGTACCTGACTTTTTATTTTCAGGGCGAACCGTATCTGCACCCCGATTTTTTGGAAATGGTGCGCTATGCTTCCGCCCAAAAAATTTATACAGCCACTTCCACCAACGGCCATTTTTTGACTGATGCCGCCGCACGCCGCACCGTGGAATCGGGTTTGGATCGCCTCATTATTTCCATCGATGGCACTACGCAAGAAACTTACCAATCGTACCGCGTGGGTGGGAAGCTGGAAAAAGTGTTGGAAGGAACGCGCAATATTATTCGTTGGAAAAAAGAACTCAAATCCGCCAAACCTTATATTGTTTTTCAATTTTTGGTAGTAAAACCCAACGAGCACCAAATCGACGAAGTAAAGCAGTTGGCCAAAGAATTGGGCGTGGATAGCGTTGGGTTCAAAACCGCGCAGATTTATGACTACGAAAACGGTTCGCCGCTGATTCCGAGCATAGACCGATACAGCCGTTACCGCGCCAACACGGACGGGACATTTTCCATCAAAAACCAATTGCTCAATCATTGTTGGAAAATGTGGCATTCGTGCGTCATCACTTGGGACGGGTTGGTTGTGCCTTGCTGTTTCGACAAAGATGCCGAACATCGTTTGGGTAGCGTGCAGGAGCAATCTTTCAAAGAAATTTGGCAAGGAGAAGGTTATCAACGTTTTAGAACTACGCTTTTGCGCTCACGTTCGGAAATTGAAATGTGCAAAAACTGCACAGAAGGAACGCAAGTTTGGGCTTAA